The following proteins come from a genomic window of Mammaliicoccus sp. Marseille-Q6498:
- a CDS encoding YjcG family protein, which translates to MKLGIILIPSKPFQEAVNAYRKRYDKHYALIAPHITIKEKFEIEDSTLDEVKSRLEQTSKKHQPLNIQVSKASSFAPTKNVIYFKVTKTDELEALYNEFNSGDFYGESTHPFVPHFTIAQGLSSQEFEDIYGQVKMAGIDHSETIDTIKLMKQNEDETWSEAASYTLG; encoded by the coding sequence ATGAAATTAGGCATCATACTTATTCCATCTAAACCATTCCAAGAAGCGGTTAATGCTTATCGTAAAAGATATGATAAACATTATGCATTAATAGCTCCGCATATTACTATTAAAGAAAAATTTGAAATCGAAGACAGTACGCTAGACGAAGTGAAATCAAGACTTGAACAAACGTCTAAAAAACATCAACCATTAAACATTCAAGTATCTAAAGCATCTAGCTTTGCACCAACTAAAAATGTAATATATTTTAAAGTTACAAAAACAGATGAATTAGAAGCACTTTATAATGAATTTAATAGTGGAGATTTTTATGGAGAAAGTACACATCCATTCGTACCTCATTTTACAATTGCTCAAGGTTTATCAAGTCAAGAATTTGAAGATATCTATGGACAAGTAAAAATGGCAGGTATTGATCATTCAGAAACAATCGATACAATTAAATTAATGAAGCAAAATGAAGACGAAACTTGGTCTGAAGCAGCATCTTATACTTTAGGTTAA
- a CDS encoding TetR/AcrR family transcriptional regulator gives MNRSIKEILNEQLTKQADLSEKQVSVIKSATELFSEKGFYNTSTRDIATLAQVSEGTVYKHFKTKDELLYAGLLPLYKTVVAPEVVKEFTSELSKSTTLEGFVDIFVDNRIEFIHNNKNIIKIIFGEIMYNSNIQRLLFGLFNETIEPALSKHIQRLKDNHEIEADLPVHTALQLLITNTISIMLPVLLSNNYSDSELNENIKITKHLLIKMLK, from the coding sequence ATGAATAGATCAATAAAAGAAATTTTGAATGAACAACTAACTAAACAAGCAGATTTAAGTGAAAAACAAGTGTCCGTTATAAAAAGTGCTACTGAACTTTTTAGTGAGAAAGGATTTTATAATACTTCTACTCGTGATATCGCAACGCTCGCTCAAGTTTCAGAAGGTACAGTATACAAACATTTTAAAACGAAAGATGAATTACTTTATGCTGGATTGTTACCTTTATATAAAACAGTGGTAGCGCCTGAAGTTGTTAAAGAATTTACTTCTGAATTATCAAAAAGTACGACTTTAGAAGGATTTGTTGACATATTTGTAGATAATCGAATAGAATTCATTCATAATAATAAAAATATCATTAAAATTATATTTGGCGAAATTATGTATAATTCTAATATTCAGAGGTTGTTGTTCGGCTTATTTAATGAAACAATTGAACCAGCATTAAGTAAACATATACAAAGATTAAAAGACAATCATGAAATTGAAGCAGATTTACCTGTTCACACTGCATTACAACTATTGATAACAAACACAATCAGTATTATGTTACCTGTATTATTATCAAATAATTATTCTGATTCAGAATTAAATGAAAATATCAAAATAACAAAACATTTATTAATAAAAATGTTAAAATAA
- a CDS encoding MFS transporter: MPNTSSGKTFYKKDFWIMLVILFMMEFARGMYILSYLPILPTTTAKVTVGITSLAISLHFVSDALTNFIIGFLLKRFGPTVILTSGFVLAFSSLALIIFIPSPIIYILSAILLGIAVSPIWVIMLSSVDESSRGKQMGYVYFSWLVGLLSGMIFMNLLFKIHPTRFTFMMALCVLIAWGLFYFVKVRLTNYESKSVKKQLKEIVLVSKRHLLLFPGIFLQGSAIGMLVPILPTYATKHMGVSTLEYTFILIVGGIGCTISMLFFSKLMDKHAKIFTHIVIFVGFLAYSSFIFGLTLLTQLFIVLVIALLIGTIYGLLLPAWNTFMASQINNKVQEETWGVFNSVQGFGTMVGPVIGGIISEVFRDVYYTIYASSLMFLFLAIFYGIHFIIAHKKKKSI; this comes from the coding sequence ATGCCAAATACTTCATCAGGTAAAACATTTTATAAAAAAGATTTTTGGATAATGCTCGTCATCTTATTTATGATGGAGTTTGCAAGAGGAATGTATATTTTAAGTTATTTACCCATTCTACCAACAACTACTGCTAAAGTAACTGTTGGTATTACTTCTTTAGCAATATCTTTACATTTTGTAAGTGATGCATTAACGAACTTTATCATCGGTTTTCTTCTAAAAAGATTCGGTCCAACTGTCATATTAACAAGTGGTTTTGTCTTAGCTTTCTCAAGTTTAGCTTTAATTATTTTCATACCATCTCCAATAATATATATTTTAAGTGCTATATTATTAGGTATTGCTGTAAGTCCGATATGGGTTATTATGCTTTCAAGCGTTGATGAATCATCTCGCGGTAAGCAAATGGGATATGTATACTTCAGTTGGTTAGTAGGTTTGCTATCCGGTATGATTTTCATGAATTTACTATTCAAAATTCACCCAACTCGATTTACATTTATGATGGCGTTATGTGTATTAATTGCATGGGGATTATTCTATTTCGTCAAAGTAAGGTTAACAAATTATGAAAGTAAATCAGTCAAAAAACAATTAAAAGAAATAGTACTCGTTTCAAAAAGACATTTACTTCTATTCCCAGGTATCTTTTTACAAGGATCAGCAATCGGTATGCTTGTCCCTATTCTACCAACTTATGCCACAAAACATATGGGCGTTTCTACGTTAGAATATACTTTCATACTAATTGTCGGTGGAATTGGATGTACAATATCCATGTTATTCTTCTCAAAACTCATGGATAAACATGCTAAAATATTTACGCATATTGTTATATTTGTTGGATTTTTAGCTTATAGTTCATTTATATTCGGATTAACGTTATTAACACAACTCTTTATCGTATTAGTCATAGCATTGTTGATCGGTACCATTTATGGTTTATTGCTACCTGCATGGAACACATTTATGGCCAGTCAAATTAATAATAAAGTCCAAGAAGAAACTTGGGGCGTATTCAATAGTGTACAAGGATTTGGAACAATGGTAGGTCCAGTAATTGGTGGTATCATATCAGAAGTATTCAGAGACGTTTATTACACAATATATGCATCTAGTTTAATGTTCTTATTCTTAGCTATTTTCTACGGCATACATTTTATAATCGCACATAAAAAGAAAAAATCTATATAA
- a CDS encoding diglucosyl diacylglycerol synthase, translating into MVSQNKKLLIITGSFGNGHLQVTNSIVKQFGEMNLNHLTVIEHDLFLEAHPIMTSIAKQWYINSFKYFRNMYKFFYYSRPEQIDKCIYKYYGLNKLLNLLIKEKPDLILLTFPTPVVSVLTEQFNLNIPIATVMTDYRLHKNWVTPHSNRYYVATNDLKNEFQSIGIEAEDIKVTGIPISKQFEEPIDRYQWLMKHKLDPDKKVILMSAGAFGVSTGFSSMISQIDTHAKDAQVVMICGNSKSLKNELKQHFKNNENVLILGYTKHMNEWMASSQLMITKPGGITISEAFARHLPLIFLNPAPGQELENAEYFSVKGYGKVAHTPEEATKMVISLINQPTELKKMTKLLEENYLDKSTETICNDLLSLLSDSLSYKEVYGKVPMYAKYFIR; encoded by the coding sequence ATGGTTTCTCAAAACAAAAAATTACTGATTATTACTGGTTCATTTGGTAATGGTCACTTACAAGTTACGAATAGTATTGTGAAACAATTTGGTGAAATGAATTTAAATCATTTGACTGTTATTGAGCATGATTTATTTCTTGAAGCACACCCTATTATGACTTCAATCGCAAAGCAATGGTATATAAATAGTTTTAAATACTTTAGAAATATGTATAAATTTTTCTATTATAGCCGACCTGAACAAATTGATAAATGTATCTACAAGTATTATGGATTAAATAAACTATTAAATTTACTTATAAAAGAAAAGCCAGACTTAATATTGTTAACATTCCCAACACCTGTTGTATCCGTATTAACAGAACAGTTTAATTTAAACATCCCTATTGCAACAGTAATGACGGACTATCGTTTGCATAAAAACTGGGTTACGCCACACTCTAATCGTTATTATGTTGCGACTAATGATTTAAAAAATGAGTTTCAATCAATTGGCATTGAAGCTGAGGATATTAAAGTTACGGGTATCCCAATTTCTAAACAATTTGAAGAACCTATTGATCGATATCAATGGTTAATGAAACATAAATTAGACCCAGATAAAAAGGTAATCTTAATGTCTGCAGGTGCATTCGGTGTTTCTACTGGTTTTTCTTCAATGATTAGCCAAATTGATACACATGCTAAAGATGCTCAAGTCGTTATGATTTGTGGTAATAGTAAAAGTTTAAAAAATGAATTAAAGCAACACTTTAAAAACAATGAGAATGTCTTAATTCTTGGTTACACTAAACATATGAACGAATGGATGGCTTCAAGCCAACTTATGATTACAAAACCAGGTGGCATTACCATTTCAGAAGCATTCGCAAGACATTTACCATTAATATTCCTAAACCCTGCACCTGGACAAGAATTAGAGAATGCAGAGTACTTCTCTGTTAAAGGGTATGGTAAAGTCGCACACACACCAGAAGAAGCGACTAAGATGGTTATATCTTTAATTAATCAACCGACAGAACTTAAGAAGATGACAAAACTACTAGAAGAAAACTATTTAGATAAATCTACTGAAACAATATGTAATGATTTACTTTCTTTATTAAGCGATTCATTATCTTATAAAGAAGTTTATGGAAAGGTTCCTATGTATGCCAAATACTTCATCAGGTAA
- a CDS encoding alpha/beta hydrolase-fold protein — translation MDKKIGLVDQIKLESKYLNREVSISIYLPKAYTDLYKHHVVIAFDGRDFFQFGQIHRTYEKLRSSNEVDRAIIVGVHYEDVESRRTEFHPEGEHRKEMSQFVVKELMPYIDKTFSTLKVGNARILLGDSLAASIALLTGLEYPHHFSQLGLFSPMINETVTQKFYDCTSKDILNIKHFIGKEEDDFKLMSGESADFLTPNRDFRELVNQSNISYEYIELDGGHTWKTWKPQLENMLTYFLSHQKQENLI, via the coding sequence ATGGATAAAAAAATAGGTCTAGTTGACCAAATAAAACTAGAAAGTAAATACTTAAATAGGGAAGTGTCAATCTCAATATATTTACCAAAAGCATATACAGATTTATATAAACATCATGTCGTGATTGCATTTGACGGAAGAGATTTCTTTCAATTCGGTCAAATACATCGAACATATGAAAAGTTAAGATCATCTAACGAAGTCGACAGAGCAATTATAGTAGGTGTACATTACGAAGATGTAGAAAGTAGAAGAACAGAGTTCCATCCAGAAGGTGAACATAGAAAAGAAATGTCACAATTTGTAGTTAAGGAACTTATGCCATATATTGATAAAACATTCTCAACTTTAAAAGTAGGTAATGCAAGAATATTATTAGGTGATAGTTTAGCGGCTAGTATCGCTTTATTAACTGGGTTAGAATACCCACACCATTTTAGTCAACTCGGATTATTTAGTCCTATGATTAATGAAACAGTAACTCAGAAATTCTATGACTGCACATCTAAAGATATATTAAATATAAAACATTTTATTGGTAAAGAAGAAGATGATTTCAAATTAATGAGTGGAGAAAGTGCAGACTTTTTAACACCAAATAGAGATTTTCGTGAACTTGTTAACCAATCTAATATTTCATACGAATATATAGAATTAGATGGTGGTCATACATGGAAAACATGGAAACCACAATTAGAAAATATGTTGACTTATTTTTTAAGTCATCAAAAACAGGAAAATTTGATATAA
- a CDS encoding ABC transporter permease: protein MLNIAKRIFKQVFRDKRTLMLLLVAPLFILTLIYFLFNFSDEANDLKVGTIHINDELKTNLNDQNIDTVQYKNKDNLKDKFKNDDLDGFIINEDNKLSITYENSDPSTTNQLKGKLNQLVVGQNIKQLSNALTQQGKIIHQITKQLPQQMKENLPATDKPNIEKYEMNQHYLFGNKDTNYFDTISPILIAFFVFFFTFLISGISLLKERTSGTLERILSSPIKKYEIILGYIIGYGAFAIIQTTLIVLYSIYVLQMETEGNIALVFITNILVSFIALTFGLLLSTFASSEFQMIQFIPLAVIPQIFFAGIIPGDSMHTLLQYIAHIMPLYYAADAIQNVMLRGYDVSDIYINWIILFAIFTILLILNILGMNRYRKV, encoded by the coding sequence ATGCTTAACATAGCTAAACGTATATTCAAACAAGTTTTTAGAGATAAGAGAACGCTCATGTTGTTACTCGTTGCACCGTTATTCATTTTGACACTTATTTATTTTTTATTTAACTTTTCTGATGAAGCAAATGATTTAAAAGTTGGCACAATTCACATAAACGATGAACTGAAAACAAACTTAAATGATCAAAATATTGATACCGTTCAATATAAAAATAAAGACAATTTGAAAGATAAATTTAAAAATGATGATTTAGACGGATTTATTATTAATGAAGATAATAAACTTTCGATTACTTATGAAAATTCTGATCCGAGTACAACAAACCAACTAAAAGGAAAACTTAATCAATTAGTTGTCGGTCAAAATATAAAGCAACTATCAAACGCACTTACTCAACAAGGAAAAATTATACATCAGATTACAAAACAATTGCCACAACAAATGAAAGAAAATTTACCAGCTACGGATAAACCTAACATTGAAAAATATGAAATGAACCAACATTATTTATTTGGCAATAAAGATACAAATTATTTCGACACAATTAGCCCAATCTTAATTGCATTTTTTGTATTTTTCTTTACGTTCTTAATATCAGGTATATCTTTATTGAAAGAAAGAACATCTGGCACATTGGAACGTATACTTTCATCTCCAATTAAAAAATATGAAATTATATTAGGTTACATTATTGGGTATGGCGCATTTGCTATTATTCAAACAACACTCATCGTGCTCTACTCTATTTACGTACTACAAATGGAAACAGAAGGTAATATCGCATTAGTATTCATAACAAATATACTTGTTTCCTTCATTGCATTGACGTTCGGTTTACTATTATCAACATTTGCATCATCTGAATTCCAAATGATTCAATTTATACCACTTGCCGTAATTCCGCAAATCTTTTTTGCAGGCATCATACCAGGTGATTCAATGCATACTTTGTTACAATATATTGCTCACATCATGCCTTTATATTATGCAGCTGACGCGATTCAAAACGTCATGTTAAGAGGTTATGACGTATCAGATATTTACATTAATTGGATTATATTATTCGCCATCTTTACAATATTATTAATTTTAAATATATTGGGTATGAATAGATATAGGAAAGTGTAG
- a CDS encoding UDP-N-acetylmuramoyl-L-alanyl-D-glutamate--L-lysine ligase has protein sequence MKVKTLLDKIKIKKAYGNENQEVSDITTDSRTAKRGSIFVASKGYTVDSHKFIPNVIEQECTVIVSEKYIDLPDEVLLIVVKDTLKVASIFSHLIFDFPSRKLKTIGVTGTNGKTTIATMVHHLTRGLGKGSAYLGTNGFQINETVTKGVNTTPETVTLTKHIVDAVDQNCESMTFEVSSHGLVMGRLRGVEFDIAIFSNLTQDHLDFHGSMEAYGHAKSLLFSQLGQDYTKDKFVILNADDAYSKELESVTPFEIFTYGIDNEADFMATNIQESISGVQFTLVTPFGEYQVHSPYLGKFNVLNLLASILGLWVQGYELEDITKAVKNMPPVEGRLEVLDRNLPIDLIIDYAHTPDGMDKLIDAVKPFVKQKLIFLVGMAGERDLTKTPEMGRISCRADYVIFTPDNPANDDPKMLTAELAKGATHNNYVEFEDRAEGIRHAIEISEPGDTVVLASKGREPYQIMPDHIKVPHRDDLIGLEAAYEKYGGKLSED, from the coding sequence ATGAAAGTTAAGACGTTATTAGATAAAATAAAAATTAAAAAAGCATATGGTAATGAAAATCAAGAAGTGTCTGATATAACAACTGATTCACGAACTGCTAAACGTGGTTCAATTTTTGTTGCTTCTAAAGGATACACGGTTGATAGTCATAAATTTATACCGAATGTTATTGAACAAGAATGTACAGTTATCGTAAGTGAAAAATATATTGATTTACCTGATGAGGTATTATTAATAGTAGTAAAAGATACTTTAAAAGTTGCTAGCATATTTAGTCATTTAATTTTTGATTTTCCAAGTAGAAAATTAAAGACTATAGGTGTAACTGGAACAAACGGTAAGACAACAATTGCGACAATGGTACACCATTTAACGAGAGGTCTCGGTAAGGGCAGTGCTTATTTAGGAACAAATGGTTTTCAAATAAATGAAACGGTCACAAAAGGTGTGAACACAACACCTGAGACAGTTACATTAACTAAACACATTGTAGATGCAGTTGATCAGAACTGTGAAAGCATGACGTTTGAAGTATCTAGTCATGGATTAGTTATGGGACGTTTAAGAGGAGTAGAATTTGATATTGCGATTTTTTCAAATCTTACGCAAGATCATCTTGATTTCCACGGTTCAATGGAAGCATATGGTCACGCTAAATCATTATTATTTAGTCAATTAGGACAAGATTATACGAAAGATAAATTTGTTATTTTAAATGCCGATGATGCTTATTCAAAGGAATTAGAATCTGTCACTCCTTTTGAAATTTTTACATACGGAATTGATAACGAAGCAGATTTCATGGCAACAAATATTCAAGAATCAATAAGCGGTGTACAGTTTACACTTGTGACGCCTTTTGGAGAATACCAAGTACATTCTCCTTACTTAGGTAAATTTAATGTACTGAACTTATTAGCAAGTATTTTAGGTTTATGGGTTCAAGGGTATGAGCTTGAAGATATTACAAAAGCAGTTAAAAACATGCCACCAGTTGAAGGAAGACTTGAAGTATTAGACAGAAATCTTCCAATAGATTTAATCATTGACTATGCACATACACCAGATGGTATGGATAAACTGATTGATGCAGTTAAACCATTTGTAAAACAAAAACTTATATTCTTAGTTGGTATGGCAGGAGAAAGAGACTTAACAAAGACACCTGAAATGGGTAGAATAAGCTGTAGAGCAGATTACGTTATATTCACACCGGATAATCCTGCAAATGATGATCCGAAAATGTTAACTGCAGAATTAGCTAAAGGAGCGACACATAATAACTATGTAGAATTCGAAGATCGTGCTGAAGGAATAAGACATGCTATAGAAATATCTGAACCAGGAGATACGGTAGTGTTAGCTTCTAAAGGAAGAGAACCATATCAAATTATGCCTGATCACATTAAAGTACCTCACCGTGATGATTTAATTGGATTAGAAGCGGCTTATGAAAAGTATGGAGGAAAGTTAAGTGAAGATTAG
- a CDS encoding YueH family protein: protein MKIRESHSQTINCKVFIYENKKEEYFVISIPDLYWSIQVDYDLYGESLIEHLYLHLFNVLEDDEANELANRISQWTSEL from the coding sequence GTGAAGATTAGAGAAAGTCATTCTCAAACTATAAATTGTAAAGTTTTTATATATGAAAATAAAAAAGAAGAATATTTTGTGATTTCTATTCCTGATTTATATTGGTCAATTCAAGTAGATTATGATTTGTACGGAGAATCATTAATCGAACATCTATATCTTCATCTATTTAATGTACTTGAAGATGATGAAGCTAACGAATTAGCCAATAGAATTAGTCAATGGACATCAGAATTATAA
- a CDS encoding ABC transporter ATP-binding protein, translated as MINVQSISKSYGRTQILENITTQFEPGCITGLIGPSGAGKTTLIKCILGMEAIDSGSITIKDTAIPNRKILRSIGYMAQSDALFDDLTAFENMTFFGKLYINKDLNLNERIEKALKMVNLTNEKNKKVKAYSGGMKRRLSLAISFIQDPSILILDEPTVGIDPKLRKSIWNDLFAARNEGKTILVTTHVLDEADKCDKLLLMREGNIISYGSPDEIKQSFNVDTIEEVFLQLGDGHDA; from the coding sequence ATGATTAATGTTCAATCAATTTCAAAGTCTTACGGACGTACTCAAATTCTCGAAAATATTACGACACAATTTGAACCGGGATGCATTACTGGTCTCATCGGCCCATCTGGAGCTGGTAAGACAACACTTATTAAATGTATTTTAGGAATGGAAGCAATTGACTCAGGCTCGATAACAATTAAAGATACTGCCATACCGAATCGAAAAATTTTACGTTCAATTGGATATATGGCGCAAAGTGATGCTTTATTTGATGATTTAACCGCATTTGAAAATATGACTTTTTTCGGAAAGTTATATATTAATAAAGACTTAAATTTAAATGAACGAATAGAAAAAGCACTTAAAATGGTCAATTTAACAAATGAAAAAAATAAAAAAGTAAAAGCTTATTCTGGTGGCATGAAAAGAAGACTTTCATTAGCCATAAGTTTTATACAAGATCCTAGCATTTTAATATTAGATGAACCTACTGTTGGCATTGATCCAAAGCTAAGAAAATCAATTTGGAATGATTTATTTGCAGCACGAAATGAAGGAAAGACAATTCTTGTAACAACACACGTATTAGATGAAGCAGATAAATGCGACAAGTTGTTACTAATGAGAGAAGGAAACATTATTTCGTACGGTTCACCTGACGAAATTAAACAAAGTTTTAATGTAGATACTATTGAAGAAGTATTTTTACAGTTAGGAGATGGTCACGATGCTTAA